In the Methanobacterium sp. genome, one interval contains:
- the thsA gene encoding thermosome subunit alpha, with the protein MAQLSGGNQPILILPEGTNRFLGRDAQRMNIMAGKVLAETIRTTLGPKGMDKMLVDSLGDIVVTNDGVTILKEMDIEHPAAKMLVEVAKTQEDEVGDGTTTAVIIAGELLKKAEGLLDQDIHPTIIAMGYRQAAEKAQEILNVISIDADDRDTLLKVAMTAMTGKGTEKARKPLAELIVSAVKQVEENGEIDTDHIKIEKKDGAIVDESTLVQGVIIDKERVHPGMPSKVEDAKIALLNSAIEVKETEVDAEIRITDPAQMQAFIEQEEQMIKDMINKVEDSGANVLFCQKGIDDLAQHYLAKAGIMAVRRVKKSDMEKLSKATGANVVTNIEDLSYSDLGDAGKVAEKKISGEDMIFVEECKDPKAVTILVRGSTSHVVDEIERAVDDAIGVVTATVEDKKVVAGGGAPEIAISKGLKEYADSISGREQLAVSAFAEALEIVPKTLAENAGLDSIDALVDLRAAHEKSLYMGLDVFEGDVRDMYRAGVVEPQRVKKQAIQSAAEAAEMILRIDDVIASTGAGRGPDMEGMEGMGGMPGGMPPMM; encoded by the coding sequence GTGGCACAATTAAGTGGTGGAAACCAGCCAATTTTAATTTTACCAGAAGGTACCAACAGATTTTTAGGAAGAGACGCTCAAAGAATGAACATCATGGCAGGGAAAGTCCTTGCAGAAACGATAAGAACAACTCTTGGCCCCAAGGGAATGGACAAAATGCTTGTAGACTCCCTTGGAGATATTGTAGTTACAAACGACGGTGTAACCATCCTCAAGGAAATGGATATTGAACATCCGGCTGCAAAAATGCTTGTTGAAGTTGCTAAAACTCAGGAAGACGAAGTAGGCGACGGTACAACAACAGCAGTCATCATTGCTGGAGAATTACTGAAAAAAGCAGAGGGGTTACTTGATCAGGATATTCACCCAACTATAATTGCTATGGGTTACAGACAGGCAGCAGAAAAAGCCCAGGAAATCTTAAATGTTATATCAATCGACGCTGATGACCGCGACACTCTCTTAAAAGTAGCAATGACAGCAATGACTGGAAAAGGAACTGAAAAAGCAAGAAAACCGCTGGCTGAACTCATTGTAAGCGCTGTTAAACAGGTAGAGGAAAACGGAGAAATAGATACTGATCATATTAAAATAGAGAAGAAAGACGGTGCAATTGTAGACGAATCTACACTGGTTCAGGGCGTAATTATTGACAAAGAAAGAGTACACCCAGGAATGCCTTCAAAAGTAGAAGATGCAAAAATAGCACTCTTAAACTCTGCAATAGAAGTTAAAGAGACTGAAGTGGATGCAGAAATCAGGATCACAGACCCTGCACAGATGCAGGCTTTCATTGAACAGGAAGAACAGATGATCAAAGACATGATCAACAAAGTCGAAGACTCTGGTGCAAATGTTTTATTCTGTCAAAAAGGTATCGACGACCTTGCACAGCACTATCTGGCTAAAGCTGGAATCATGGCTGTAAGAAGAGTTAAAAAATCCGACATGGAAAAACTCTCCAAAGCAACAGGCGCTAATGTTGTAACCAACATCGAAGATCTCTCATACAGCGACTTAGGAGACGCTGGAAAAGTAGCAGAAAAGAAAATATCTGGCGAAGACATGATATTTGTGGAAGAATGTAAAGATCCTAAAGCTGTTACCATACTGGTCAGAGGTTCAACCAGCCACGTTGTAGATGAAATTGAAAGAGCAGTTGACGACGCTATTGGCGTAGTTACAGCAACAGTAGAGGATAAAAAAGTTGTTGCTGGTGGAGGGGCACCTGAAATAGCAATATCCAAAGGATTAAAGGAATACGCTGACTCCATAAGCGGCAGAGAACAATTAGCAGTTTCAGCATTTGCTGAAGCATTAGAAATTGTTCCAAAAACACTCGCTGAAAACGCCGGACTTGACAGCATCGACGCTCTCGTTGATCTAAGGGCAGCTCATGAAAAATCACTCTACATGGGATTGGACGTTTTCGAAGGTGATGTACGAGATATGTACCGAGCTGGCGTTGTCGAACCACAAAGAGTTAAAAAACAGGCCATTCAATCCGCTGCAGAAGCTGCAGAAATGATCCTCCGTATTGACGACGTTATCGCATCAACCGGTGCTGGTAGAGGTCCTGATATGGAAGGTATGGAAGGCATGGGCGGAATGCCTGGTGGAATGCCACCAATGATGTAA
- a CDS encoding PQQ-dependent sugar dehydrogenase, translating into MEMKTKSIIIIVFAILILISGLFLILPKPVNQQGYETEILAENLDTPWAIDFLPDDRMIFTERGGRVSILENGTPKVVGNIDVVEIGESGLLGIAVDPEFNTNKFIYLHSTGQNGNMVSRFTLNERLENETILIDNIPGAQIHNGGRIKFGPDGKLYVTTGDANNRVLAQDTHSLAGKILRLNKDGSVPEDNPFGNYVYSYGLRNPQGITWNPLTNEMYSSDHGATRNDEINIILKGGNYGWPIYEGNESAPGYIKPLIVYTDFTLAPSGIAYHNGALYIACLRGLQLRKITLSADGRSVTGEEALLTNLGRIREVVVHEGYLYISTSNRDGRGIPQAGDDKIIRIKI; encoded by the coding sequence ATGGAAATGAAAACTAAAAGTATTATTATCATTGTTTTTGCCATTTTAATTCTAATTTCAGGCTTATTTCTTATTTTACCTAAACCTGTAAATCAACAAGGTTATGAAACAGAAATTTTAGCCGAAAATCTGGATACTCCCTGGGCCATTGATTTTCTCCCAGATGACAGAATGATCTTTACAGAGCGCGGTGGAAGAGTAAGTATTCTTGAAAATGGCACGCCCAAAGTAGTAGGAAACATTGATGTAGTTGAAATAGGTGAGTCTGGACTTTTGGGAATTGCAGTTGATCCTGAATTCAATACAAATAAATTTATATACCTACACAGCACAGGCCAAAATGGAAATATGGTTTCAAGATTCACCTTGAATGAAAGGTTAGAAAATGAAACCATACTCATTGATAACATTCCAGGTGCACAAATCCACAACGGCGGACGTATAAAATTCGGGCCTGATGGAAAATTGTATGTAACAACAGGAGATGCTAATAACCGTGTCTTAGCACAGGATACCCATTCCTTAGCTGGAAAAATACTCAGATTAAATAAAGATGGCTCAGTTCCTGAAGATAATCCCTTTGGTAATTATGTTTACTCCTATGGGCTTAGAAATCCCCAGGGAATCACATGGAATCCATTAACAAACGAGATGTATTCTTCTGATCATGGAGCAACAAGAAATGATGAAATAAATATCATTTTAAAGGGTGGAAATTATGGATGGCCCATTTACGAAGGTAATGAGTCTGCACCAGGTTACATTAAACCCTTAATAGTTTATACTGATTTCACCCTTGCCCCATCAGGAATAGCTTATCATAACGGCGCTCTTTATATTGCATGTCTACGGGGTTTGCAACTACGTAAAATCACGCTTTCAGCAGATGGTAGATCTGTAACTGGTGAAGAAGCGCTGCTTACTAATTTAGGAAGGATCAGAGAAGTTGTAGTTCATGAGGGATATCTTTACATTAGCACATCAAATAGAGATGGGAGAGGCATTCCTCAAGCTGGTGATGATAAGATTATAAGGATAAAAATCTGA